The Halichoerus grypus chromosome 9, mHalGry1.hap1.1, whole genome shotgun sequence genomic sequence acactcttacaactcaataataaaaagataatctaatttttaaacgGGCAAAGGTATTaaagatgtttctccaaagaagatatacaaatggccaatcaGCACATGCAAATATGCTCTAATATGCTCACCATTAGTCATTAGGGcaatacaaatccaaaccacagtgagataccccTTGACACCCAGTAGTACACTGTAATAAAAAacacagataataacaagtgctgacaaagatatggagaaactggagaCCTCATGCATCGCTGgtgatgggaaaaatgggtgaatggGAGTGGGATTGTGACTGCGACATCTGGAGACTGATGGCAGCTACccctgtgctgagcacagcataacaCACAGACTCGTccagtcactatgttgtacacttgaacctaatgtaacactgtgtgccAACTaagcttcaattaaaaaaagtcaacccggggcgcctgggtggctcgcctttggctcaggtcatgattctggagtccggggactgagccccaaggtggactccctgctcagtggggagtctgcttctctctccctctgctgctccccctgctcgtgctctctcgctcactcactctctcaaataaataaaatcttaaagaaaaaaaagtgaaccgGTTAAACTACAGGTGGGTCCTACCCCactaagcactttttaaaaattccatcttGAACCGACTTCCTCTCCCATAGTGCTACTTTTCTTGCTTGCTCATTTGCTTCCTTGCTTTTATAGGAGTGAACTATTTCTTCACAAATCCTAATTTCATGTTCTtaataaaacatgataaaaacaCGGAGCGCTTGGGTGCCTCAatcggttgggcgtctgctttcagctcaggtcatgatcccagggtcctgggatggagccccatgtcaagctccctgctcagtggggagtctgcttctccctctgccgctccccctgcttgttttctctctttctctctcaaataaataaataaaatcttaaaaggaaaaaaaacatgataaaaaaatccattctctGGAAAACGTAATGTCTTACACCATAGCCCACACTGTGGCTATGAagtcaatatatatatacagtcgTGTTTTAACTTATGTTGGAAAGTATCTACAAACAATTCTAATATGCTCACTGTTTTAGTAACTTAATGTTTAAAACAGGAACACATGTAGATAAGAGTAAATTCAAAATGTGCAgctttatataaacattttacaaaactttttaaaaacacttagcAAGGACATAGACCATAACCTCATTTATAAGTGACATAATTTAAGAACTGCTTTGGCAACATGTATAATACACAGTATCAGTTTATTACATAGACCTCATATTTAATCTTCCCTTCTTGAATTTCTCCCactggaaaataaaaccaaaaagattTTCAGtacaattcattttattatacCATCAAGAAAACATTTCCAGGTTTAGTACCGATTTCAGTTTCAAAACAAACTGAAACTTATAGCCTTTAATATCTAGTGGTCATCAAAAAATTGGtaagtatataaaaaattaacttagtACTGTGAATTCAATGCACAAGAATCTTTTCTatctaaagcatttttttaaaaactgcagaaCAATCTAAAAACCTGTTCATTTAAAGCACttatgtattaaaataatatatttcagttGGTTAGGGATATCACAAATAGAATGTAAAGGGTATCAGTTCTTCAAATATCATTTGTTTCATTCTGTTTGATTTTGAGTTTCCTGCTATCCATTGCACAGGTCAATCAAAATACAAATGCGTGCAAATTAAACAggttatttaaaatgaaataaagttcaaGGAGAACAAAATTTAGAATTAACTTACGAGGTAATCTTTACTTTCATTGTTCAAGTATCACAGTTCTAAGAAATGCCTCTCTTTTCAAAGCCTATTTCATTTAAGATGTTTGTCTTCACAGAGCCCTTATTTCTAGAGCCTCAaaacaagttaaataaaatcCCATGCTTCCTAGAATATTAAATACCATGCAGCATAGCATTAAAAGAATGTTAACTATCTTTAAAAGCAGAATTCTCATATTTTACTTTCTGaccaattaaaaataagttcATTAAAACCACTTGAAATGATGCATTTAACTtgaaataaattactaaaattcCAACATAAACGTAAATATCTATAACTAGCTCAATCCATCTATCGCCCAAACAATGTAGCGGGGCAAAATGCCCAAAGAGAAAGCATCCAGAGCATATGGAAATGAACACTGAGAAGCCAAGCTCCCCAGAGCTGATGCAAAGCAGCCATGGGACTCAAATCACACACTCCTTTTGGGGACGCGAAGTGTCTGTCATCTCTCTCTACACAACTTAAGAGTTCCTAAAGCAAGTCAGAGCGGACCATCAAACTGAAATACCCCATACTTGCCAGTGGTCATCCAGCTGGGCTCAGAGGCCATGTACTGTTCAGCCTGCCCCGGCCACAGCCCGACCTGAACCTCAGCTTTTAAGGTTCGTATGCTGCAGAGAGGGGCAGGATGGAAGCCGCGCAGAGCCTGATGAAATGGAACAGTAAATTCCCACTTCCTATCGCCTGTCAACTTCCTATAGTTCAAATCACCcttgaataaaattaaatgtgcCTTCTGTAGTTCAGCATACAAGTCAGGAGCCACCTGAGACATTACGCAGAATTCATGAGGCAGAGTCCAAAATATATGATCATGGTAAACCCATCTGCCCACCTTAATATAGGTTTCCCAGGCAGCCCCACACTTGGACATCCACTTATGATTAGACCCTTTCACTTGTTCAATTAACCAGTTAAAATCACGGATTGTAGCATCAGACACAAACCATGGAATagtttttccataaaaatggatCTCAGTAGCCAGTTGAGAGGACAACAAAAAGTCAGCTAAAACTAAATCTGTAACAAGTTCAAACCCAGAATTATCCAGAACAATATCTACTCTGGTAATAGATgcttttcctcttgttttcttgCAGTTGTTAAGCAGCGACCAAAGATGTTCCATGTCATTCACTAAGATCAAAGGTTTTAGTTCCTCCAAAGAATTCATTATGTTGGTTTTCTGAGAACTGGTTTCCCCGCCTGATAGAGACAGATCACACTTATTCCCCCACagtgaaatctgaaaaagaaaaagtataaaacttttacCCTTGTTTTGAATAACCAACAAAAACTCTATTGTGTAAAATGTGGGGGGAGAGGTTGCTAAAACAATTCATAAAATTCATTTCTACAACATGCTTAATATAAAATATCCACCAGATCTACACCTTCTCTAATAATGCAAAGACTGTGTTTCCATCATCATGTATAAACAAGGTTAAGACAATGAAACATTTAATTGGTCACTAtgtaataatttttctaaaaaactgGTTTGAATGATGTTAACGATCTGTATGGCTTAAATCAGAATGATTCTGCATCTTGCAGATACTAGAATATGATCACACTGTAAAAAGAGGCtacaaagtttatttaaaaatccaaagtcAAGAGAAAAGTAAGTTCCCTTTTCCCTCCTCACATTCCTCCCCAAACTGCTCAGTTTCTTTTACTAGTTGTATAACATTAGGACCAGGCAAACTCTCTGGGATTTAGGtctcttacttaaaaaataaagaaactgggcAACGTGATGTCTAAAGACCCCTCCAAATCCAATCATCTATTACTCCActttaaattgaaataatacttcaagtttattttatagaaaatggtACATAGCCCCCCTTTTTAAGCTATAATTAAATTACATGTTTAGGATTACAGGCTCTAGAATCAGACAGatgtgggttcaaaccccagcatTTCCAGTTGACACCATTGGTAAAGTATACATGCTCCCTCAGGCTCAGGTCCCACAATGGAAAAATGACATAATACCAGCACTTACCTTGAGAGTTACTGTGAGCGGTGACATACGTTTAAGTAACACACCCAAGACTCCATAAATATCAGCCAAAACAGACTCTACCTCGTGTGATTCAAAATAAGAGGAAAGTGCACATtctaagaatattatttttttaaaaagacagatgaatggatgctCTTAAGTACGAGGCTTAAATAGGAAGTGTCCATCTGATGCAGAAACACAGCGTTGTGGGCGGCACCCTTCCGCTGACATCAGGGTCTCTGTCCGCCGCCCGCACGTCTCCCTCGCACCATCTTCCGGTTTGTAATTCCGTGTTGAGTTGTGCCATTATTTGTCTATATTCCCTTGACATTACAAGCTCTACGACAGCAAGGATTGTCTGTTTTCCTTGCCATCACAGGCCCGGCATCCAGTTTGACAGAGCAGGTGCTGAGATGTTTGTGTGGACAGTGGGGGTGTTCCCTGGCTTCTAAAAACGATCAACGTTCCCTGCAAACTAAAATACTTTCAGGTTTCTTATAGGAAGTTAACCTGCTGGTCATCATGAGTACTAACGGAAGGCAACTTTGGCCTCCTTTACTTGGCCACGTTCGATGACAGAAAACAGAGCGGTATTCCTTCTTCTTCACAACTTACTATACTCATGGGACAAAGACATACTCAAAGACTGCCCCCCGAAACAATGGGCCAGCTACAGGTAAGGACTGACAtgttactgcttttcttttttcttttcttaattctaAACTAAACATAAAGGATAGTTCCAACTGGGGGAAATAACTAAGCTTATTATTTAACAATACCCTGACAACTTTTCTTCCAAACTCAAAATAAGCCTTTCCCTCTTAATCATGCAGCTTACTCTGCTTGCCCTCAAAGTTTTATCAGAATTCTGCAGTCTCTACTTTCAAAGTATTTCCAGAATACTGGTGACAAATTTTAACACCTCTTCTTGGTCCAGTCATCCCTCCCTGAGTCATGTTAATAACAGACTTCCCCAATGTCTAGCCTTGTACCCCTTCAGTGTGTCCTGAGAAGTAATCCTTGAAGGAAGTCCATCCTTGTTACTCCTCTGATGAAAACGCTCTAATAGCTCCCCAGTGGTGGCAATGTGAGTACAAATGGAAATCTTACCTTTGCTTAGGAGGCCTCCGTGGCCCTTCCAGGCCCCTCACCTCACTCATTTCCTGCGGGATCCCCATGCAGTTTCTCTCACACACCTGCCAGTCCCCCACCTCAGGTACCCTGGCAGAACACTCTCCCAGACCTGCATGTGACCCACTCCCTCGCCTGCTTTGCCTCTTTCCCTGTCACTTTCTGAGGCCCTTCCCTGGCAGCCCCACTTAAAACTGCACCCCTGCATCTCCCCCAACATCCCCATTCTCctgccctgctttctctctcttcatggCATTTCCTAATAGCATCTTTTTCTGGAAATGTTTCTAACTTTTTCTGGGAGATGAGGGCTGGGGATACTGTTGTGTAAAACCCCACATTTTCAAATA encodes the following:
- the DCPH1 gene encoding damage-control phosphatase ARMT1 isoform X1; this translates as MAGPPASLSGQDEGSFAYLTIKDRIPQILTKAIDTLHRHKSEFFEKHGEKGTEAEKKAISLLSKLRNELQTDKPIIPFVEEFVDTDIWNQYIEYQQSLLNENDGKPRWFYSPWLFVECYMYRRIHEAVIQSPPIDDFDVFKESKDQNFFESQESIIALCTHLQEVVTTIRDLDENQLKDEFFRLLQISLWGNKCDLSLSGGETSSQKTNIMNSLEELKPLILVNDMEHLWSLLNNCKKTRGKASITRVDIVLDNSGFELVTDLVLADFLLSSQLATEIHFYGKTIPWFVSDATIRDFNWLIEQVKGSNHKWMSKCGAAWETYIKVGRWVYHDHIFWTLPHEFCVMSQVAPDLYAELQKAHLILFKGDLNYRKLTGDRKWEFTVPFHQALRGFHPAPLCSIRTLKAEVQVGLWPGQAEQYMASEPSWMTTGKYGVFQFDGPL
- the DCPH1 gene encoding damage-control phosphatase ARMT1 isoform X2, yielding MYRRIHEAVIQSPPIDDFDVFKESKDQNFFESQESIIALCTHLQEVVTTIRDLDENQLKDEFFRLLQISLWGNKCDLSLSGGETSSQKTNIMNSLEELKPLILVNDMEHLWSLLNNCKKTRGKASITRVDIVLDNSGFELVTDLVLADFLLSSQLATEIHFYGKTIPWFVSDATIRDFNWLIEQVKGSNHKWMSKCGAAWETYIKVGRWVYHDHIFWTLPHEFCVMSQVAPDLYAELQKAHLILFKGDLNYRKLTGDRKWEFTVPFHQALRGFHPAPLCSIRTLKAEVQVGLWPGQAEQYMASEPSWMTTGKYGVFQFDGPL